Within Halobacterium jilantaiense, the genomic segment AGCGTCGTGTCTTGCTCTGTAATCGCCGTGAACGTCATCATCCCCAGTCCCGGGATGGCGAAAATCTGCTCGATGATGATCGAGCCAGACCAGAAGATGGCGAGCAAGCTACTGACGAAACTCGTCGCGAGCGGCACTGCTGCCATCCGAAAGACGTGATGGATCATGAGCCGCCACTGGCTCGCTCCTTTCGCCTTCGCGACCTTCACGAACTCTTGGTTCATCTGTTCGATTGCCTGTGCGCGAGAGTACCGCATCTGCCACGCGAGCGACGCCGTGAGCAGAACGAACATCGGAATCAAGAGTTGCTTGAGGTTCGCAAGTGTCAGCCACCCTTGGTTCACTGGTATCCCGCTCTGGTAGTACGTCGGAATGAACTCGAACTGCGTCCCTAACACGATGATCAGCACCAGAGCGAACCAGAAGTTCGGAATGCTGATTCCGAAGAACCCGATGAACGAACCGAGGTAGTCGGCTTTCGTGTACGGCTTGTAGGCCGAGTACAGCCCGAGCCCGTATCCGAGTAGTGTCGAGATGACCAACACGGGAATCGCGTACTGGGCTGTGTACGGCCACGCTTCCGAGATTGCTGACATGACTGATTGCGACCGCGAATCGGACCACCCCCAGTTCAGCGTCGCCATATTCTTCAGGTAGGTCACGTACTGTTCCGTAACCGGTTCGTTGAGGTTCTGTCGCTCTTGGAAGTCTTCCTTACACTCCTGAGCGTCTCCGCCTCCGGCCGAACAGCTCATGACGGACTCCATCTGTCCGGCGTTCGGCGAGGCCATGAGAAGCCCGAACGTCAGCGTCAACGCGATCCACATCACGACGAACGTCCAGAGAACGCGCTTAGCGATGTACCACTTCATGAAATTTGAAAAATTTGATTTTGCGTGATTACCGGCCGCTCGACCCGTCAGAGAAGTACATGATGTCGTGGTTCTGCGTCTCGTAGTAGCTGCTCGCAGGACTCTCTGGAACGTTCTCGACGTTCTTGTTGTACGCGTAGTAGTTGTACGGGTTGTACTCGAAGATCACTGGCCGCTCCTCGGCGAGGTAATTCAGCATCTCCGTGATCTTCGATTTGGCTGCTTCCCGGCTCTCCGCAGTCTGGGCCTCGTCACGCAGCGTGGTGAGACTCTTGTCCGGCACGTAGCCGTACGCGTTGAACGACTGGTCTTCACCAAACAGATTCGTAATCGTACTAGCTGGCGTGTTCGGTCCGTAACTGAACCCGAGCGTGAGCATGAAGTCCCAGGACTGTGCGGACACCGCCTCGTCCCACGGACCCTTGTTGTAGTTGGACGGCTGCCGATTCTCCTCGCCGTACCCCATCTCACCCGAGAACCCCTTTGCCTTCTGGTTCGCCGAGAAGTAGTTCCCGAGGAGATTCGTCCAGGAAGTCGTGTCCTGCTCCAGTTTGATGCCGACCTGCCCGAGGCGCTTTTTCAGATACGACGCACGCAGGTCGTCGGTCTGACCGGACTGATAGACGAGCTTCAGCGTGACCTGTTCGCCGTCCGGCCCGACGAACTTGTCGCCACTGTAGCCGTAGTCGCTGGACGTTCCTTCCTTGAGCAGTTCGCGGGCCTTGTCCAGTGACCCGGAGAACGATTTCGTATTCTCCGGCGCGTACGGTCCCCACGTCGGGTGAAGCGTATTTTGCACGCCAGCCCGGCCGTTGAGTAGGTTCTCGACGATGAACTCGTTGTGGTAGATGTGGGCCATCGCGTGCCGGACTTTCTTGTTCCGGAGCTGACTCCAGCCGTTCGCCCGGTGGTTAATTCCTAGGTAGCCGGACCACGAGCGGTACGGGTTCTTGTACAGCTCGAGGTTCTTCTTGTCGCGGTACTCTGGGACGTCCGTGGACGGAATGGACGAGCGGTCTATCTCGCCGGCTTTGAGCGCTTCACGGCCCGTACTCGATTTGTTGAAGTACTGAATGTGGTACTCGTCGAAGAACGGCGCTTCCGCCATCACCTCTGGGACTCGGTCGTCTTCTTTCGCCCACTTCCGCAGGTAGTAGTCCTCGGCCCGTTCGAAGGCCATAACCGACTGCTGGGACCAGCGCTTGAGGTCCCACGGCCCGAGATTGCCGTTGAACGAGGCTTTCATCACTTCCTCGTCCTGTTCGAGGCCCTTGGCGTCCTGCTCCTCGACGTACGGCTTCGCGAGTTCTTCCGGAATCGGGAACATTCCCGCGAGCGGTTCGTTGTACGGGAAGAACGGACGCGACGCGGGAATCGTCTCCCGAATCGTGTACTTGTCGACTTTCTCGAACTCGATTGGCACTCTGTCTTCGCCGACGTGGAAGAGGTGGCTGTACGTGAACGCCGACCAGTCCGGCCGCCAGAGGTTCTCGATGTTCCAGAGGTAGTCGTCAGCCGTTAGCTGTCCGTATCCTTCGCCGTACTGGAGGTTGTCTCGGAGCGTAACTTCGATTTCGTTGACGGGCTGTTTCACCGAGAAGTCCTCGAACCACAGTGGCAGGATGTCCTCGTACGCCTCCCCTTTTCGCGTGAACCCACCGTCCAGCACCTGCTCGACGCGGTCGCTCGTTTCGCCGTCGCCGATGCGGAACGCGTTCAGGCCGTTGGTCGTGCCCGTCGATGCGGTTCTGAACGTCCCGCCGCTCGGGATGTTCTCTTGCTGCATCGTCGTGTTGCTGGATTCCGACGTTTCGTCACCTGGCTCGGTCGTCGACGACTGCGAACTGCCGTCACCGAGACAACCTGCAGTACTCGCTGCGACGCTCGTCGCACCGAGGTACTTCAGCACATCTCGCCGTGACGAACTGCTTTCCGTGTCGGCTAGCTTTTCGATGAGTGAGATGCTCTCACTCTTGTCTCCGTGTGGCATGGCACACACATACAAGAGGCAGTATATATATTTTAATACACAACTGAGCGACTGAGACAACGAAGAAAAATGAAAAATAGTTTTTCAATCGACGACTAGTGGTTTGTCACCTGAACTGTATCGTCACCAACATCCCTCCCTTCCCGCAGGCTGACGCCCTGAGCCCGCCCTAGTGGGCTAGCACCGCGACGCAGGTCCCCTCGACCCACAGCCAGCACTCACGACAGGAATCACACGCCCCAGCGTCACTAATTATCACAGTACGAACGCACCACTCGACCGACTACGGCTGGTACGCCGTCCCGACGACCTCCCGGATGCGCTCGGCGGTGACGCCACCCACGCCATCTGCCGCCGTGAGGTCGTCCTCACTGGCCGTCATCACGGCCTCCACGCTCCCGAACTCGTCGAGCAGCGAGCGCGCGGTCACCGGCCCGATGTCCGCAATCGACGACACGACGTACTCCTGCTGCTCGCCGAGGGTCTTCGCGGCTTTCTCGCCGTGCGCGCTCACCTCGCGGTCGTTTTCGGTCTGCTCGCGCTCCGCGATGGTCTCGACCATCTCGGCGGTGTCGTCCTCGCTTCTGGTGTGGACGACGCTGACGCCCCAGTCCACCGCCAGCGACGCCAGTGCGGCCCGAATCGCGTTCGGGTGGACGTTCCGCTCGGCGTAGAGGTCGCCGTCCCCCTCCAGCAGCAGGACGGGCCGCGTGTAGTGCCGCGTGAGGTCCTTGGCCTGCTCGAAGATGGAGCGGTCGCCGCCGAGCAGCGTGTCCATGAAGTCGCCGTGGGACTTCCGCTCGACGGCCACGCGGTCCGAGAGCACGTAGTCACCGACCGAGAGCGTCTCCAGGCGCGTCTCGACGCCCTCGCGCTTCGAGAGTTCGCGAGCGATGTTCGAGTCGAGTTCGCGCTGGTCGACCACCACCTCGACCGTCTCGCCGCCGTCGCTGCTCGCGCGCGCCGCCACGCCCTCGTCGTCCTCGCTCGCCTCGACATCCTCGGGGTCCGGCGCGTCGAACTCGCTCAGCCCGACCTGGCCGTCGTCACCGCCGTCCGCGCTCGTCTCGCTCCCCTCACCGCTTCCGTTTGCCGCCGTCGGCTGCTCGGTGTCGTCGCCGGCGGACCCAGACGCTGCCTCCTCGGCACCGCCGTCCTCGTCGGCGAACTCGTCGAGGGCCTGCTGGCTGCCGCCCAGCTCCGTCTCCAGCTCGTCGGCGAGACCCTTCAGCTCGCGGAGCTCGTCCTCCATCTCCTGCTCGCGCCGCCGGCTTATCCAGAAGTACGCCTCGTCGCGAGTGTCCTCGGCCATCAACACGACGACCTTTCCCTCGGTCTGCCGGCCGGTCCGTCCCTTCCGCTGGACCGACCGAATCGCTGTGGGCACGGGCTCGAAGAACAGCACCAAATCGACCTCGGGCACGTCGAGGCCCTCCTCGGCGACGCTCGTGGAGACCAGCACCTCGAACTCGCCGCTCCGGAAGTCGTCGAGGGTCTCGCGCTGTTCTTTTTGTGTCATCCCATCCGAGCCGTCGGCGTCGCCCTGCCCGACGAACCGCCGCGTCTCGAAGTGCTCGCCGAGGAACTCGGTGAGGGCTTCCGCGGTGTCGCGGGACTCCGTGAACACGATGACGCGGTCCCCGCCCTCGATGCCCAGCGTCTCCGCCAGCAGCATCCGGGCCTTCCGGAACTTCGGGTGGAGGCCGTCGAAGGCGTCGGCCGTCCGCATCGCCTGCTTGACCTTCGGCTCGCTCACGAGGCGCTGGCTCGCCTTCGACGCCCCCGAGGAGTTCGCGGCGTTCCGCTGGCGCTCGAAGTACCGGCGCACCGACTCGACGCTCTGCGTCTCGACGAGTTCGACGGCGCGCTTGAGCTTCATCACCTCCGCGTGGACCGACATGCCTTGGTAGCCGTCGCTGTCGTCGTTGTCGATGAGCTGCTGGAGGCGCGCGCGAATCTTGTTCAGGTCCTTCTGGCTGATGTCGGGACTGGACGCCTTCGTCACGCCGAGGTCCCGGAGCTTCTCTAGACGGTCTTCGATGACCTCGTTGATTGCGTCCCGGATTTCGAGGACGTCGTCGGGGAGCGTGATGCGCTCCCACTGCACGTCCGTGTCGTAGGTGTGCTCGCCGACGTCCGCGTCGTCCTCGGTCATCACCTCGACGTTCCCCACGCCGAGGTTCTCGCAGACGGTCCGAATCTCCTCCTCGTTCCCGCCGGGCGAGGCGGACATCGCCGTCACCAGCGGGTCGGCAGCGTCGGCGTGGTAGCGCTCCGCGATGTACGTGTACGCGTAGTCGCCGGTCGCTCGGTGGCACTCGTCGAACGTGCAGTGGACCACGTCCCGCAGACTGATGCGGCCGCCCACGAGGTCGTTCTCCACGACCTGCGGCGTCGCCACGACCACGCGAGCGTCCGTCCACATCTCCTCGCGGTCGTCGGGCCGCGTCTCCCCAGTGAACACGACGACCTCGTCGTCCGGCACGGTCAGCGCTTCCCGGTAGAACGCGGCGTGCTGCTCGACCAGCGGCTTCGTCGGTGCCAACAGCAGTGACTTCCCCGCGAGGTCCGCCTCCAGCCGGTACGCCGTCACCAGCAGGCTCACCGTCGTCTTCCCCAGGCCCGTCGGCAGACAGACGAGCGTGTGGCCCTGCCGCGCCGCCGCTGCCAGCCGGAGCTGGTACTGGCGGGCCTCGATGACGTCCGGTGTCAGCATCGGGTGGTCGACGTACCCCGTCTCCGTCATTCGACGACGGATACGTCGCTCTCGCGGTTAAGGCTTCGCGTAGCAGGGTGAAAGTAGATTCAGAGCACGGCCAACACCGCCCACATCGCCACGCCCGCACCCAGCGGAATGGTCGCGTTGTCGTCGACGACGTACCCGCGAACCACGGGCGTCGCGCCGTCCGCGAGCGTCGCCGCGAGCGCGCCCGCGACGGCCGGAAGGAGCGGGACGTCCAGCAGCCCCGCGATGGCCAGACAGATGCCGAACGTCGCCAGCAGCACCCACCCCGGTTTCATGCCGAGGCCGCTACTCCCCGAGAGCAGCCCGCTGGCGGGGTCGCCGAGCGCCAGCATCAGCATCGCCGGGACGGCGATGGTGGGGTCGAACAGCCACGCCGTCACCGTCCACGAGAACGTGTACAGCGCGTACCCCGCGACGTTCTCCTGCTCGTACTCCCGGGTCAGTCGGTCGTACACCCACCAGGAGACGTGACCGTACAGCCGCAGTACTTCGAGAACCGCGGCTAGAACCGACGCCGCAATCATGAACCACTTGACCGCCGTCCACGACACCACGCTCGCGAGAAACGCGCCGGGGACGACTGCACCGCTGGCGTGGACGAGCCGGCGGTCGAGTTCGCTCACAGCTCTTCGAAGGAGACCTCGCCGTCCCGCAGCGAACCCAGCAGCTCCGCGAGCCCGTCGAGTTCGACGCGGGTCTGGTCGGTGGTGTCGCGGTCGCGGAGCGTCACCGTGCCGTCTTCCAGCCCCTCGTAGTCGACGGTGACGCAGTACGGCGTCCCGACCTCGTCCTGCCGGCGGTACCGGCGGCCGATGTTCCCGGAGTCGTCGTAGGTCACGGCCAGCCCCGCCTCGCGCAGGTCGGCGGCGAGGTCACGCGCGGTCTCGCCCATGCCGTCCTTGTCCATCAGCGGGAACACGCCCACGGTGGTCGGCGCGACCTCGGCGGGCAGCCGCAGCACGTCCCGGGTCTCGCCGTCGACCTCGTCGGTGTCGTAGCGGTGCGCGAGCACCGTGTAGACGGCGCGGCCGACGCCGAACGCCGGCTCGACGACGTGCGGGACGATGTGTCGGCCGGACTCGGTCTCCTCGGCGACCTCGAAGCCCGTCTTCTCGGCCGGAATCATGTACTCCTCACCGTCGACCTCGACGGTCACCGTATCGTCGTCGAACGCCGACCGGTCGCGGGCGGCGAGGTCGGCGAGCGCGTCAGCAACGTCTGCCGCGTCCCCGCCGAACTCCGGCCCGAGGTACGACATCTCGGGGTCGACGGTCGCGCGCTCGACGGTCTTCGGCTCGTCGTACGCCTGGAACACGGTGAAGTTGTCGTCGGCGTGCTTCTCGTGCTTCGAGAGGTCGTAGTCCGTCCGGGACGCGACGCCCTCCAGTTCCACCCAGTCGCCGCCGACCTCGCCCTCGGCGTCCCAGCAGTCCGAGGCGTAGTGTGCGAGTTCGCCCGGGAGGTGCTGGCGGAACCGGAACCGGTCCATGTCCACGCCCACGCGCTCGAACCACTGCTTCGACCGCGCGAGGAAGTACGCCACCCACTCGCCCGCGACGACGCCCTCGTCGAGCGCCTCGTGGGGGGTCAGGTGGACGTACTCCTCGCCGTCGGCCTGCTGCGCCTCGACGGGGTACAGCGGCAGCTCCACGTCCGCCACCCGGTCGAGGTCCGGCCCCTCACTCTCCGGGTCCACGAAGTGCTCGAGCTCGGCCATCGTGAACTCGCGGGTCCGCAGCAGCGCGTTCCGCGGCGAAATCTCGTTCCGGTAGCCCGTTCCGACCTGCGCCACGCCGAACGGCAGCTGGTTCCGCGCGTACTCCTTGAGCCGCGGGAACTCCGTGAACATCCCCTGTGCGGTCTCCGGCCGCAGGAAGCCGGCCTGCCCCGACCCCGGCCCGATGGTCGTCTCGAACATGAGGTTGAAGCCCTCTACGGGCTGGCCGACCAGCGACGCTCCGCAGTCCGGGCAGACGAGGTCGTGCTCGGCGATGAGGTCTTCGACCTCCCCGGTCGGCACGGACTCGGCGTCCTCCACGTCCGTGTTGTCCTCGACGACGTGGTCCGCCCGGTGGCTCTCGCCGCACTCCGGGCACTCCACGAGCATGTCGTCGAAGTCGTCGAGGTGACCCGACGCCCGGAACACCGGCTCCGGCGTCACTGTCGGCGAATCGATCTCCAT encodes:
- a CDS encoding DEAD/DEAH box helicase, with translation MTETGYVDHPMLTPDVIEARQYQLRLAAAARQGHTLVCLPTGLGKTTVSLLVTAYRLEADLAGKSLLLAPTKPLVEQHAAFYREALTVPDDEVVVFTGETRPDDREEMWTDARVVVATPQVVENDLVGGRISLRDVVHCTFDECHRATGDYAYTYIAERYHADAADPLVTAMSASPGGNEEEIRTVCENLGVGNVEVMTEDDADVGEHTYDTDVQWERITLPDDVLEIRDAINEVIEDRLEKLRDLGVTKASSPDISQKDLNKIRARLQQLIDNDDSDGYQGMSVHAEVMKLKRAVELVETQSVESVRRYFERQRNAANSSGASKASQRLVSEPKVKQAMRTADAFDGLHPKFRKARMLLAETLGIEGGDRVIVFTESRDTAEALTEFLGEHFETRRFVGQGDADGSDGMTQKEQRETLDDFRSGEFEVLVSTSVAEEGLDVPEVDLVLFFEPVPTAIRSVQRKGRTGRQTEGKVVVLMAEDTRDEAYFWISRRREQEMEDELRELKGLADELETELGGSQQALDEFADEDGGAEEAASGSAGDDTEQPTAANGSGEGSETSADGGDDGQVGLSEFDAPDPEDVEASEDDEGVAARASSDGGETVEVVVDQRELDSNIARELSKREGVETRLETLSVGDYVLSDRVAVERKSHGDFMDTLLGGDRSIFEQAKDLTRHYTRPVLLLEGDGDLYAERNVHPNAIRAALASLAVDWGVSVVHTRSEDDTAEMVETIAEREQTENDREVSAHGEKAAKTLGEQQEYVVSSIADIGPVTARSLLDEFGSVEAVMTASEDDLTAADGVGGVTAERIREVVGTAYQP
- a CDS encoding dolichol kinase, with amino-acid sequence MSELDRRLVHASGAVVPGAFLASVVSWTAVKWFMIAASVLAAVLEVLRLYGHVSWWVYDRLTREYEQENVAGYALYTFSWTVTAWLFDPTIAVPAMLMLALGDPASGLLSGSSGLGMKPGWVLLATFGICLAIAGLLDVPLLPAVAGALAATLADGATPVVRGYVVDDNATIPLGAGVAMWAVLAVL
- the glyS gene encoding glycine--tRNA ligase, yielding MSEELSELARRRGFFFQANEAYGGVAGFYTYGPEGAALKRNVEETWRDRFVTREGNMEIDSPTVTPEPVFRASGHLDDFDDMLVECPECGESHRADHVVEDNTDVEDAESVPTGEVEDLIAEHDLVCPDCGASLVGQPVEGFNLMFETTIGPGSGQAGFLRPETAQGMFTEFPRLKEYARNQLPFGVAQVGTGYRNEISPRNALLRTREFTMAELEHFVDPESEGPDLDRVADVELPLYPVEAQQADGEEYVHLTPHEALDEGVVAGEWVAYFLARSKQWFERVGVDMDRFRFRQHLPGELAHYASDCWDAEGEVGGDWVELEGVASRTDYDLSKHEKHADDNFTVFQAYDEPKTVERATVDPEMSYLGPEFGGDAADVADALADLAARDRSAFDDDTVTVEVDGEEYMIPAEKTGFEVAEETESGRHIVPHVVEPAFGVGRAVYTVLAHRYDTDEVDGETRDVLRLPAEVAPTTVGVFPLMDKDGMGETARDLAADLREAGLAVTYDDSGNIGRRYRRQDEVGTPYCVTVDYEGLEDGTVTLRDRDTTDQTRVELDGLAELLGSLRDGEVSFEEL
- a CDS encoding ABC transporter permease, coding for MKWYIAKRVLWTFVVMWIALTLTFGLLMASPNAGQMESVMSCSAGGGDAQECKEDFQERQNLNEPVTEQYVTYLKNMATLNWGWSDSRSQSVMSAISEAWPYTAQYAIPVLVISTLLGYGLGLYSAYKPYTKADYLGSFIGFFGISIPNFWFALVLIIVLGTQFEFIPTYYQSGIPVNQGWLTLANLKQLLIPMFVLLTASLAWQMRYSRAQAIEQMNQEFVKVAKAKGASQWRLMIHHVFRMAAVPLATSFVSSLLAIFWSGSIIIEQIFAIPGLGMMTFTAITEQDTTLVLATTMITVFLAIIGNLIEDISYTILDPRIDYGDR
- a CDS encoding ABC transporter substrate-binding protein, whose translation is MPHGDKSESISLIEKLADTESSSSRRDVLKYLGATSVAASTAGCLGDGSSQSSTTEPGDETSESSNTTMQQENIPSGGTFRTASTGTTNGLNAFRIGDGETSDRVEQVLDGGFTRKGEAYEDILPLWFEDFSVKQPVNEIEVTLRDNLQYGEGYGQLTADDYLWNIENLWRPDWSAFTYSHLFHVGEDRVPIEFEKVDKYTIRETIPASRPFFPYNEPLAGMFPIPEELAKPYVEEQDAKGLEQDEEVMKASFNGNLGPWDLKRWSQQSVMAFERAEDYYLRKWAKEDDRVPEVMAEAPFFDEYHIQYFNKSSTGREALKAGEIDRSSIPSTDVPEYRDKKNLELYKNPYRSWSGYLGINHRANGWSQLRNKKVRHAMAHIYHNEFIVENLLNGRAGVQNTLHPTWGPYAPENTKSFSGSLDKARELLKEGTSSDYGYSGDKFVGPDGEQVTLKLVYQSGQTDDLRASYLKKRLGQVGIKLEQDTTSWTNLLGNYFSANQKAKGFSGEMGYGEENRQPSNYNKGPWDEAVSAQSWDFMLTLGFSYGPNTPASTITNLFGEDQSFNAYGYVPDKSLTTLRDEAQTAESREAAKSKITEMLNYLAEERPVIFEYNPYNYYAYNKNVENVPESPASSYYETQNHDIMYFSDGSSGR